In one Lolium rigidum isolate FL_2022 chromosome 3, APGP_CSIRO_Lrig_0.1, whole genome shotgun sequence genomic region, the following are encoded:
- the LOC124695806 gene encoding zinc transporter 9-like, whose amino-acid sequence MAADLKLAALCFLLLVSSLPLLAHAECECETSEEEHDKAGALKLKIIAIFCILVASAAGCGIPSLGRRFPALRPDTDLFFAVKAFAAGVILATSFVHILPEAFERLGSPCLVDGPWQKFPFAGFVAMLAAIATLVVDTIATGYFQRAHAKKASAAAGYLEASDADHTQGGHFHGASAAIASSSFAGESDDGAQLIRHRVISQVLELGIIVHSVIIGMSLGASESASAIKPLVVALTFHQFFEGIGLGGCIVQARYRLKSVLMMSLFFSLTTPLGVVIGIGISSGYDENSPRALIVQGLLDAAAAGILNYMALVDLLAEDFMNPRVQNNGRLQVIINISLLVGTALMSILAAWA is encoded by the exons ATGGCTGCCGATCTCAAGCTTGCCGCCCTgtgctttctcctccttgtctcgTCCCTCCCTCTGCTTGCCCACGCCGAGTGCGAGTGCGAGACCAGCGAGGAAGAGCACGACAAGGCGGGCGCGCTAAAGCTCAAGATCATCGCCATCTTCTGTATCCTTGTGGCCAGCGCTGCAGGCTGCGGCATCCCCTCGCTTGGACGGAGGTTTCCAGCGCTGCGCCCGGACACGGACCTGTTCTTCGCCGTGAAGGCCTTCGCTGCGGGGGTCATCCTTGCCACGTCCTTCGTACACATCCTCCCAGAAGCCTTCGAGAGGCTCGGCTCGCCATGCCTCGTCGACGGGCCGTGGCAGAAATTCCCGTTCGCTGGATTCGTCGCCATGCTTGCAGCCATCGCCACTCTAGTTGTCGACACCATCGCCACGGGGTACTTCCAGCGCGCCCACGCAAAGAAGGCCTCCGCGGCCGCCGGGTACCTGGAAGCGTCCGACGCCGATCATACACAAGGCGGTCACTTCCACGGCGCGTCGGCCGCCATCGCGTCGTCTTCGTTCGCGGGGGAATCTGACGACGGCGCGCAGCTCATCCGCCACCGCGTCATTTCACAG GTGCTGGAGCTGGGGATCATAGTGCACTCGGTTATAATCGGCATGTCTTTAGGCGCATCTGAGAGTGCTAGCGCGATCAAACCACTCGTGGTCGCGTTAACTTTTCATCAATTCTTCGAAGGGATAGGCCTTGGCGGATGCATTGTTCAG GCTAGGTACCGACTAAAGTCTGTCTTGATGATGTCGCTCTTCTTCTCACTCACCACGCCACTTGGTGTGGTGATCGGAATCGGGATATCATCTGGTTACGACGAGAACAGCCCTAGGGCGCTAATCGTGCAAGGGCTCCTCGATGCCGCAGCTGCCGGAATTCTAAACTACATGGCACTTGTTGACCTTCTAGCTGAAGATTTCATGAACCCTAGAGTGCAAAACAACGGAAGGTTGCAGGTCATCATAAACATCTCCTTGCTTGTCGGGACGGCTCTCATGTCCATACTTGCTGCATGGGCATGA